A genome region from Pangasianodon hypophthalmus isolate fPanHyp1 chromosome 11, fPanHyp1.pri, whole genome shotgun sequence includes the following:
- the LOC113536390 gene encoding Fc receptor-like protein 5 isoform X2 gives MSESLLLLLMSVLLLPGHVIITDGATLRPELTGPSMAFLKSTVTFECKLSESPSPLTFELIKGNDEVLAINDNPITFPLKVNKGSEGEYFCRVTARNQTSTSNPVYLQVVIPVQGVSLVPEPNPAVIYEGAGFNMSCEASKGTHLTYSWYHNKQKVMSPSPLHHFAGNTLTVDRAAERHAGSYLCVAENMMGNNSRASSSRPVTVVVKKYLSAPRLSFTLFYNGSSYYANISCRLAYGSPPVTFQLLLNGKRVDVQQVDFLEAWFSQPVTVGLDMGRVQCIAENNIQQLLSNSIDLEVVPVTGPAHVQVEYLYRADSAVAAALLQCVITMGTFPIFSWSFNGSTLPLEANSPTFIQHEQVLVLTHISPGNSGYYSCRVRDSFNSNSSWVESEEVLVKMTDLTIFRTSTATTYEVAAFEVTQIEVTAVVFCCFLFVMIVGGAGCLFQNINPERETTDNYHHGHCHEHFNTEYHHAMPETVFEPHVEEMETVFMEVEV, from the exons ATGAGCGAAAGTCTGTTGTTACTTCTGATGTCAGTCCTAC TTTTGCCTGGACATGTGATCATTACTG ATGGAGCTACTCTCAGACCAGAACTTACTGGGCCTAGTATGGCCTTCCTGAAATCTACAGTAACGTTTGAATGTAAGCTGTCGGAATCACCATCACCTCTGACCTTTGAACTCATAAAGGGCAATGATGAGGTCCTTGCCATAAACGATAATCCAATCACATTTCCTCTAAAAGTCAACAAGGGGTCAGAGGGCGAGTATTTTTGCAGAGTGACAGCAAGAAATCAGACAAGCACAAGCAATCCAGTGTACTTACAAGTAGTGA TTCCTGTCCAAGGCGTCTCCTTAGTCCCAGAACCCAACCCGGCTGTCATCTATGAGGGGGCGGGGTTTAATATGAGCTGTGAAGCCAGTAAGGGGACTCACCTCACTTACTCATGGTACCACAACAAGCAAAAAGTGATGTCACCCTCACCTCTTCATCACTTTGCTGGAAACACGCTGACAGTGGATAGGGCTGCTGAAAGGCATGCTGGGAGTTACTTATGTGTGGCTGAAAACATGATGGGGAACAACAGTAGAGCCTCCAGCAGTAGGCCGGTCACCGTCGTggtaaaaa AATACCTGTCAGCTCCCAGGCTGTCATTCACACTTTTCTATAATGGCTCGAGCTACTATGCTAACATCAGCTGTCGGTTGGCCTATGGTAGCCCTCCAGTGACGTTCCAGCTGCTCCTGAATGGGAAGCGTGTTGATGTGCAGCAGGTGGATTTCCTGGAAGCTTGGTTTTCTCAGCCTGTCACTGTAGGACTGGATATGGGTAGAGTACAGTGCATAGCAGAGAACAACATCCAGCAGCTTCTCAGTAACTCAATAGATCTGGAAGTTG TTCCAGTAACAGGGCCTGCACATGTCCAAGTGGAGTACCTCTATAGAGCAGACTCTGCTGTAGCAGCTGCCCTGCTCCAATGCGTGATCACCATGGGGACTTTTCCTATCTTCTCATGGTCCTTCAACGGCTCTACCCTACCCCTGGAGGCCAATTCCCCTACTTTCATCCAACATGAACAGGTCCTAGTTCTCACACACATCAGCCCTGGGAACTCAGGGTATTACAGCTGTCGAGTGAGGGACAGTTTCAACTCTAACTCATCCTGGGTGGAGAGTGAGGAGGTCTTGGTGAAGATGACAG ATTTAACGATCTTTCGCACGAGCACTGCCACAACATATGAAGTTGCTG CTTTTGAAGTGACACAGATAGAGGTCACtgctgtggtcttctgctgcttccTGTTTGTGATGATTGTGGGAGGAGCTGGCTGTCTCTTTCAGAACATTAACCCTGAGCGTGAAACAACAGACAACTACC ATCATGGACACTGCCATGAACATTTCAA CACTGAGTATCATCACGCCATGCCAGAGACTGTGTTCGAGCCACACGTCGAAGAGATGGAAACCGTGTTTATGGAAGTGGAAGTCTAG
- the tk1 gene encoding thymidine kinase, cytosolic, translating into MDCLNVPRIMPNSPRKTRGQIQVIFGPMFSGKSTELMRRVRRFQIAQYNCLLIKYAKDMRYSDTGMATHDKNTMEAVPANCLRDVWSRALEACVIGIDEGQFFPDTVEFCEAMANMGKTIIVAALDGTFQRKPFGSILNLVPLAESVVKLNAVCMQCFKEASYTKRLGAEQEVEVIGGADKYQAVCRVCYGGLVANKENCAPQRDETPPHILKGKQVDYCASRKLFASLHL; encoded by the exons atgGACTGTTTAAACGTACCGAGGATTATGCCAAATTCTCCAAGAAAAACACGGGGACAGATTCAG GTTATTTTTGGACCAATGTTCTCAGGGAAAAG TACCGAGCTGATGAGGAGAGTGCGGCGCTTTCAGATTGCCCAATACAACTGCTTACTGATCAAATATGCCAAAGACATGCGTTACTCCGACACGGGCATGGCCACACATGACAA AAATACAATGGAGGCCGTGCCAGCTAACTGCCTGCGAGATGTCTGGTCTCGTGCACTAGAGGCCTGCGTCATCGGCATTGATGAAGGCCAATTT TTCCCagacactgttgaattctgtgAGGCCATGGCAAACATGGGGAAGACGATTATTGTCGCAGCACTCGATGGCACGTTTCAGAGGAAG cCCTTTGGCAGCATACTGAACCTGGTCCCTTTGGCTGAGAGTGTGGTGAAGCTGAATGCAGTCTGTATGCAGTGCTTTAAAGAGGCGTCCTATACTAAGAGACTTGGAGCAGAGCAAGAA GTGGAGGTGATTGGAGGAGCTGATAAATACCAAGCAGTGTGCAGGGTGTGTTATGGAGGCCTGGTGGCGAATAAAGAGAACTGTGCTCCCCAGAGGGATGAGACACCCCCTCACATTCTGAAGGGGAAGCAGGTGGACTACTGTGCGTCACGCAAGCTTTTCGCTTCCCTTCATTTATGA
- the LOC113536390 gene encoding Fc receptor-like protein 5 isoform X4: MSESLLLLLMSVLLLPGHVIITDGATLRPELTGPSMAFLKSTVTFECKLSESPSPLTFELIKGNDEVLAINDNPITFPLKVNKGSEGEYFCRVTARNQTSTSNPVYLQVVIPVQGVSLVPEPNPAVIYEGAGFNMSCEASKGTHLTYSWYHNKQKVMSPSPLHHFAGNTLTVDRAAERHAGSYLCVAENMMGNNSRASSSRPVTVVVKKYLSAPRLSFTLFYNGSSYYANISCRLAYGSPPVTFQLLLNGKRVDVQQVDFLEAWFSQPVTVGLDMGRVQCIAENNIQQLLSNSIDLEVVPVTGPAHVQVEYLYRADSAVAAALLQCVITMGTFPIFSWSFNGSTLPLEANSPTFIQHEQVLVLTHISPGNSGYYSCRVRDSFNSNSSWVESEEVLVKMTDTAGFSKKYSWNCVCTSFRFNDLSHEHCHNI; the protein is encoded by the exons ATGAGCGAAAGTCTGTTGTTACTTCTGATGTCAGTCCTAC TTTTGCCTGGACATGTGATCATTACTG ATGGAGCTACTCTCAGACCAGAACTTACTGGGCCTAGTATGGCCTTCCTGAAATCTACAGTAACGTTTGAATGTAAGCTGTCGGAATCACCATCACCTCTGACCTTTGAACTCATAAAGGGCAATGATGAGGTCCTTGCCATAAACGATAATCCAATCACATTTCCTCTAAAAGTCAACAAGGGGTCAGAGGGCGAGTATTTTTGCAGAGTGACAGCAAGAAATCAGACAAGCACAAGCAATCCAGTGTACTTACAAGTAGTGA TTCCTGTCCAAGGCGTCTCCTTAGTCCCAGAACCCAACCCGGCTGTCATCTATGAGGGGGCGGGGTTTAATATGAGCTGTGAAGCCAGTAAGGGGACTCACCTCACTTACTCATGGTACCACAACAAGCAAAAAGTGATGTCACCCTCACCTCTTCATCACTTTGCTGGAAACACGCTGACAGTGGATAGGGCTGCTGAAAGGCATGCTGGGAGTTACTTATGTGTGGCTGAAAACATGATGGGGAACAACAGTAGAGCCTCCAGCAGTAGGCCGGTCACCGTCGTggtaaaaa AATACCTGTCAGCTCCCAGGCTGTCATTCACACTTTTCTATAATGGCTCGAGCTACTATGCTAACATCAGCTGTCGGTTGGCCTATGGTAGCCCTCCAGTGACGTTCCAGCTGCTCCTGAATGGGAAGCGTGTTGATGTGCAGCAGGTGGATTTCCTGGAAGCTTGGTTTTCTCAGCCTGTCACTGTAGGACTGGATATGGGTAGAGTACAGTGCATAGCAGAGAACAACATCCAGCAGCTTCTCAGTAACTCAATAGATCTGGAAGTTG TTCCAGTAACAGGGCCTGCACATGTCCAAGTGGAGTACCTCTATAGAGCAGACTCTGCTGTAGCAGCTGCCCTGCTCCAATGCGTGATCACCATGGGGACTTTTCCTATCTTCTCATGGTCCTTCAACGGCTCTACCCTACCCCTGGAGGCCAATTCCCCTACTTTCATCCAACATGAACAGGTCCTAGTTCTCACACACATCAGCCCTGGGAACTCAGGGTATTACAGCTGTCGAGTGAGGGACAGTTTCAACTCTAACTCATCCTGGGTGGAGAGTGAGGAGGTCTTGGTGAAGATGACAG ACACAGCTGGATTTTCAAAGAAATACTCATGGAATTGCGTTTGCACGTCATTTAG ATTTAACGATCTTTCGCACGAGCACTGCCACAACATATGA
- the LOC113536390 gene encoding uncharacterized protein LOC113536390 isoform X3 yields the protein MSESLLLLLMSVLLLPGHVIITDGATLRPELTGPSMAFLKSTVTFECKLSESPSPLTFELIKGNDEVLAINDNPITFPLKVNKGSEGEYFCRVTARNQTSTSNPVYLQVVIPVQGVSLVPEPNPAVIYEGAGFNMSCEAKYLSAPRLSFTLFYNGSSYYANISCRLAYGSPPVTFQLLLNGKRVDVQQVDFLEAWFSQPVTVGLDMGRVQCIAENNIQQLLSNSIDLEVVPVTGPAHVQVEYLYRADSAVAAALLQCVITMGTFPIFSWSFNGSTLPLEANSPTFIQHEQVLVLTHISPGNSGYYSCRVRDSFNSNSSWVESEEVLVKMTDLTIFRTSTATTYEVADLTTSFNSASSTTTDVVAAFEVTQIEVTAVVFCCFLFVMIVGGAGCLFQNINPERETTDNYHHGHCHEHFNTEYHHAMPETVFEPHVEEMETVFMEVEV from the exons ATGAGCGAAAGTCTGTTGTTACTTCTGATGTCAGTCCTAC TTTTGCCTGGACATGTGATCATTACTG ATGGAGCTACTCTCAGACCAGAACTTACTGGGCCTAGTATGGCCTTCCTGAAATCTACAGTAACGTTTGAATGTAAGCTGTCGGAATCACCATCACCTCTGACCTTTGAACTCATAAAGGGCAATGATGAGGTCCTTGCCATAAACGATAATCCAATCACATTTCCTCTAAAAGTCAACAAGGGGTCAGAGGGCGAGTATTTTTGCAGAGTGACAGCAAGAAATCAGACAAGCACAAGCAATCCAGTGTACTTACAAGTAGTGA TTCCTGTCCAAGGCGTCTCCTTAGTCCCAGAACCCAACCCGGCTGTCATCTATGAGGGGGCGGGGTTTAATATGAGCTGTGAAGCCA AATACCTGTCAGCTCCCAGGCTGTCATTCACACTTTTCTATAATGGCTCGAGCTACTATGCTAACATCAGCTGTCGGTTGGCCTATGGTAGCCCTCCAGTGACGTTCCAGCTGCTCCTGAATGGGAAGCGTGTTGATGTGCAGCAGGTGGATTTCCTGGAAGCTTGGTTTTCTCAGCCTGTCACTGTAGGACTGGATATGGGTAGAGTACAGTGCATAGCAGAGAACAACATCCAGCAGCTTCTCAGTAACTCAATAGATCTGGAAGTTG TTCCAGTAACAGGGCCTGCACATGTCCAAGTGGAGTACCTCTATAGAGCAGACTCTGCTGTAGCAGCTGCCCTGCTCCAATGCGTGATCACCATGGGGACTTTTCCTATCTTCTCATGGTCCTTCAACGGCTCTACCCTACCCCTGGAGGCCAATTCCCCTACTTTCATCCAACATGAACAGGTCCTAGTTCTCACACACATCAGCCCTGGGAACTCAGGGTATTACAGCTGTCGAGTGAGGGACAGTTTCAACTCTAACTCATCCTGGGTGGAGAGTGAGGAGGTCTTGGTGAAGATGACAG ATTTAACGATCTTTCGCACGAGCACTGCCACAACATATGAAGTTGCTG ATTTAACAACCTCTTTCAACAGCGCAAGCTCTACCACAACAGATGTAGTTGCTG CTTTTGAAGTGACACAGATAGAGGTCACtgctgtggtcttctgctgcttccTGTTTGTGATGATTGTGGGAGGAGCTGGCTGTCTCTTTCAGAACATTAACCCTGAGCGTGAAACAACAGACAACTACC ATCATGGACACTGCCATGAACATTTCAA CACTGAGTATCATCACGCCATGCCAGAGACTGTGTTCGAGCCACACGTCGAAGAGATGGAAACCGTGTTTATGGAAGTGGAAGTCTAG
- the si:dkey-93h22.7 gene encoding uncharacterized protein si:dkey-93h22.7: MSHTHWADSEEISIHTSCWTMTKRTFFLLVILGFCAMWQKADAQITLGKPKFHVPSRSLVDSYEDFYCELDKILTNQTILYQWFKEGNLNKPLGEYSSHSQEPATFPVHVKLAYDGKLICKASVQNDSKIMPTFSDLMEFKVLVPVEGAHIISSPTVGDLWEGDSLTLQCNITKGNYVLYDWLLNGVQLLNDSSNNQFTIPRLSSQNSGIYACLAKNNLNETHEYTDESEGRNVHVKEYLSTAEISFEVVKDAKGNFSAYVKCQVAKGSPSINYTLFINNRNAHVVSSEHQHASFPVPIVLDQDMGRVYCQADNGKTPVQSRELKLAVESVGGPVRIRLEKAVRQDFEVYGVWLYCSVEKGMFPRYYWFCNEKRLENQGPFYRTFHPNDAGLMVTLHPLSAGFYHCEAFNSFDNTTGVSSPVTLITYEAFNKIPTAVAATVFTFFSLLICAVLACCIYGVVLRRRQARKYMFRLKDFTDMHGVVDDESVDDKIEEIEEIEEDEYEEIEHEDLDTEAYTEDMEVVQASMMEDSDKSEEEEENNLDNYSF, translated from the exons ATGTCTCATACTCATTGGGCTGATTCTGAGGAAATAAGCATCCATACATCCTGCTGGACAATGACCAAAAGGACTTTCTTTCTGCTGGTTATTTTGG gCTTTTGTGCCATGTGGCAGAAGGCAG ATGCTCAGATCACTTTAGGTAAACCTAAATTCCATGTTCCCTCGAGAAGTCTTGTGGACTCATATGAGGATTTTTACTGCGAACTTGACAAGATTCTAACAAACCAGACTATTCTGTACCAGTGGTTTAAGGAAGGTAATTTAAATAAGCCTCTGGGGGAATACAGCTCTCACAGCCAAGAACCAGCCACATTTCCTGTTCATGTTAAGCTTGCTTATGATGGAAAGTTAATATGCAAGGCCAGTGTGCAAAACGACTCCAAGATCATGCCCACCTTCAGCGACTTGATGGAATTCAAAGTATTgg TTCCTGTGGAAGGTGCACACATCATATCAAGCCCCACTGTGGGAGATCTCTGGGAAGGAGATAGTCTGACTCTGCAGTGTAATATAACTAAAGGGAATTACGTATTATATGACTGGCTCCTGAATGGTGTGCAGCTCCTGAACGACAGTTCTAACAACCAATTTACTATTCCAAGGCTTTCCAGCCAGAACAGTGGAATATATGCCTGTCTTGCTAAAAACAACCTTAATGAGACACATGAATACACCGACGAGAGTGAGGGAAGGAATGTTCATGTTAAAG AGTACCTGTCAACGGCTGAAATCTCATTTGAGGTTGTCAAGGATGCCAAGGGAAACTTTAGCGCATACGTGAAATGCCAGGTTGCAAAAGGATCCCCGTCCATAAACTATACCCTGTTCATAAACAACCGTAATGCTCATGTAGTCAGCAGTGAACACCAGCATGCCTCATTTCCAGTGCCCATTGTACTGGACCAAGACATGGGCAGAGTGTATTGCCAAGCAGATAATGGGAAAACACCAGTGCAGAGCAGAGAACTGAAACTCGCAGTGG AGTCAGTAGGGGGCCCTGTGAGAATAAGACTGGAAAAAGCTGTAAGGCAGGACTTCGAAGTGTATGGTGTATGGCTCTATTGCAGTGTGGAGAAAGGAATGTTTCCCCGATACTACTGGTTCTGCAATGAGAAAAGACTGGAGAACCAAGGGCCGTTTTACAGAACATTCCACCCAAACGACGCAGGCCTCATGGTCACGTTGCACCCACTCAGTGCTGGGTTCTACCACTGCGAGGCCTTTAACTCATTTGACAACACTACAGGAGTGAGCAGTCCAGTGACTCTGATTACTtatgaag CGTTTAACAAAATACCAACTGCAGTGGCAGCCACCGTTTTCACCTTTTTCTCGCTGCTGATTTGTGCCGTGTTAGCTTGTTGCATTTATGGAGTGGTGTTAC gaagaaggcaagccaggaAATATAT GTTTAGGTTAAAGGACTTCACAGACATGCATGGTGTAGTGGATGATGAGAGTGTTGATGATAAGATTGAGGAGATTGAGGAGATTGAAGAGGATGAATATGAAGAAATAGAACATGAAGACCTG GATACAGAGGCATATACTGAAGATATGGAGGTTGTACAAGCCTCCATGATGGAAGACTCAGATAAG agtgaagaggaggaagagaacaACTTAGATAATTACAGtttctga
- the LOC113536390 gene encoding Fc receptor-like protein 5 isoform X1 encodes MSESLLLLLMSVLLLPGHVIITDGATLRPELTGPSMAFLKSTVTFECKLSESPSPLTFELIKGNDEVLAINDNPITFPLKVNKGSEGEYFCRVTARNQTSTSNPVYLQVVIPVQGVSLVPEPNPAVIYEGAGFNMSCEASKGTHLTYSWYHNKQKVMSPSPLHHFAGNTLTVDRAAERHAGSYLCVAENMMGNNSRASSSRPVTVVVKKYLSAPRLSFTLFYNGSSYYANISCRLAYGSPPVTFQLLLNGKRVDVQQVDFLEAWFSQPVTVGLDMGRVQCIAENNIQQLLSNSIDLEVVPVTGPAHVQVEYLYRADSAVAAALLQCVITMGTFPIFSWSFNGSTLPLEANSPTFIQHEQVLVLTHISPGNSGYYSCRVRDSFNSNSSWVESEEVLVKMTDLTIFRTSTATTYEVADLTTSFNSASSTTTDVVAAFEVTQIEVTAVVFCCFLFVMIVGGAGCLFQNINPERETTDNYHHGHCHEHFNTEYHHAMPETVFEPHVEEMETVFMEVEV; translated from the exons ATGAGCGAAAGTCTGTTGTTACTTCTGATGTCAGTCCTAC TTTTGCCTGGACATGTGATCATTACTG ATGGAGCTACTCTCAGACCAGAACTTACTGGGCCTAGTATGGCCTTCCTGAAATCTACAGTAACGTTTGAATGTAAGCTGTCGGAATCACCATCACCTCTGACCTTTGAACTCATAAAGGGCAATGATGAGGTCCTTGCCATAAACGATAATCCAATCACATTTCCTCTAAAAGTCAACAAGGGGTCAGAGGGCGAGTATTTTTGCAGAGTGACAGCAAGAAATCAGACAAGCACAAGCAATCCAGTGTACTTACAAGTAGTGA TTCCTGTCCAAGGCGTCTCCTTAGTCCCAGAACCCAACCCGGCTGTCATCTATGAGGGGGCGGGGTTTAATATGAGCTGTGAAGCCAGTAAGGGGACTCACCTCACTTACTCATGGTACCACAACAAGCAAAAAGTGATGTCACCCTCACCTCTTCATCACTTTGCTGGAAACACGCTGACAGTGGATAGGGCTGCTGAAAGGCATGCTGGGAGTTACTTATGTGTGGCTGAAAACATGATGGGGAACAACAGTAGAGCCTCCAGCAGTAGGCCGGTCACCGTCGTggtaaaaa AATACCTGTCAGCTCCCAGGCTGTCATTCACACTTTTCTATAATGGCTCGAGCTACTATGCTAACATCAGCTGTCGGTTGGCCTATGGTAGCCCTCCAGTGACGTTCCAGCTGCTCCTGAATGGGAAGCGTGTTGATGTGCAGCAGGTGGATTTCCTGGAAGCTTGGTTTTCTCAGCCTGTCACTGTAGGACTGGATATGGGTAGAGTACAGTGCATAGCAGAGAACAACATCCAGCAGCTTCTCAGTAACTCAATAGATCTGGAAGTTG TTCCAGTAACAGGGCCTGCACATGTCCAAGTGGAGTACCTCTATAGAGCAGACTCTGCTGTAGCAGCTGCCCTGCTCCAATGCGTGATCACCATGGGGACTTTTCCTATCTTCTCATGGTCCTTCAACGGCTCTACCCTACCCCTGGAGGCCAATTCCCCTACTTTCATCCAACATGAACAGGTCCTAGTTCTCACACACATCAGCCCTGGGAACTCAGGGTATTACAGCTGTCGAGTGAGGGACAGTTTCAACTCTAACTCATCCTGGGTGGAGAGTGAGGAGGTCTTGGTGAAGATGACAG ATTTAACGATCTTTCGCACGAGCACTGCCACAACATATGAAGTTGCTG ATTTAACAACCTCTTTCAACAGCGCAAGCTCTACCACAACAGATGTAGTTGCTG CTTTTGAAGTGACACAGATAGAGGTCACtgctgtggtcttctgctgcttccTGTTTGTGATGATTGTGGGAGGAGCTGGCTGTCTCTTTCAGAACATTAACCCTGAGCGTGAAACAACAGACAACTACC ATCATGGACACTGCCATGAACATTTCAA CACTGAGTATCATCACGCCATGCCAGAGACTGTGTTCGAGCCACACGTCGAAGAGATGGAAACCGTGTTTATGGAAGTGGAAGTCTAG
- the syngr2b gene encoding synaptogyrin-2b, with protein METGESTAYGASLAGGSFNFYKFIKQPLTILRLLSWVFAIVVFATITAEGYVNAKDSSQVVCIFNQNDGACNYGVGIGLIAFFASTAFLFADAYLPLMSSAQERKRLVMADLGFSGIWTFLWFVCFCLLANQWVKTTDRNGIPVDAAQAIVVFTFFSFVAWGVITYLALMRFRQGVRELGQGFAESAPDHTSPYQASTFPHDPSPYPATTYPADLYQQPPFMGKPEPTGNSNYQPPSY; from the exons ATGGAGACGGGCGAGAGCACTGCATACGGAGCCTCCTTAGCCGGCGGATCTTTCAACTTTTACAAATTTATCAAACAGCCACTAACTATTTTACGACTTCTCAGCTGG GTGTTTGCCATTGTGGTTTTTGCCACCATTACTGCAGAGGGATATGTAAATGCAAAAGACTCATCACAGGTGGTCTGCATATTCAACCAAAACGACGGAGCCTGCAATTATGGAGTGGGCATCGGGCTCATCGCCTTCTTCGCCAGTACCGCCTTCCTCTTTGCTGATGCCTATCTTCCCCTGATGAGCAGCGCACAGGAGAGGAAGCGTCTTGTGATGGCTGACCTGGGGTTCTCAG GGATCTGGACGTTTCTGTGGTTTGTCTGTTTTTGCCTCTTGGCTAATCAGTGGGTGAAGACCACTGACAGAAATGGCATCCCTGTCGATGCAGCTCAAGCCATCGTTGTCTTCACCTTTTTCTCGTTCGTGGCATGG GGCGTGATTACCTATTTGGCCCTGATGAGATTTCGCCAAGGCGTTAGAGAGCTCGGTCAGGGCTTTGCTGAATCTGCTCCAGATCACACCTCCCCTTACCAGGCCTCAACGTTCCCTCATGATCCCTCACCATACCCGGCTACTACTTACCCGGCAGACCTCTACCAGCAGCCCCCCTTCATGGGTAAGCCCGAGCCAACTGGCAACAGTAACTACCAGCCACCAAGCTACTGA